One genomic window of Psychrobacter cibarius includes the following:
- a CDS encoding M14-type cytosolic carboxypeptidase translates to MHITANFDAGNIEVINLEDKKNIQLAIRPDVGGEFFQWFNFRMTGQVGEQYVLNIMNAGDAAFPAGWENYQAVASYDRDYWFRLPTSYKDGNLTITAELECETIQIAFFAPYSDERHQDLLAAVQMHPLVTLEHLGETLDKRDLTLVKISDGASNNDAPKRNIWITARQHPGETMAEWLVDGLLHSLLDGDNATGKLLLDKANFYIVPNMNPDGSVRGHLRTNAVGTNLNRAWSNPSLETSPEVFHVINKMEETGVDLFYDVHGDEEIPFVFLAGSQGTPNYSDRLARLRDRFSEVLKIASADFQTEEGYDVDAPGTANMTLATHWVAERFDCLANTLEMPFIDNNNVPDADTGWSPERSMKLGEASLVAMLAVVDDLRE, encoded by the coding sequence ATGCATATCACTGCTAATTTCGATGCTGGTAATATTGAGGTTATTAATTTAGAAGATAAAAAAAATATCCAATTGGCTATTCGTCCGGACGTCGGTGGCGAGTTTTTTCAGTGGTTTAATTTTCGCATGACAGGTCAAGTTGGCGAGCAATATGTGCTCAATATTATGAATGCAGGGGATGCAGCATTCCCTGCAGGGTGGGAGAATTACCAAGCAGTTGCCTCGTACGATCGTGACTATTGGTTTCGTCTACCCACCTCTTATAAAGACGGAAATTTAACCATAACGGCAGAGTTGGAATGTGAAACCATTCAAATTGCTTTTTTTGCCCCTTACAGTGATGAGCGTCATCAAGATTTATTAGCAGCGGTGCAAATGCATCCATTAGTGACGTTAGAGCATTTAGGGGAGACCCTTGATAAGCGCGATTTAACCTTAGTCAAAATTAGTGATGGCGCTAGCAATAACGATGCGCCTAAACGCAATATTTGGATTACGGCACGTCAACATCCCGGTGAGACGATGGCTGAATGGTTGGTCGATGGTCTATTGCATAGCCTGTTAGATGGTGATAATGCCACGGGTAAATTATTATTAGATAAAGCTAACTTTTACATCGTGCCCAATATGAACCCAGATGGCAGCGTGAGAGGTCATTTGCGTACCAACGCAGTTGGTACTAACCTAAACCGTGCTTGGTCAAATCCAAGTTTGGAAACCAGCCCAGAAGTCTTTCATGTCATTAATAAAATGGAAGAGACGGGTGTTGATCTATTTTATGATGTGCACGGTGATGAAGAAATACCTTTTGTGTTCCTTGCTGGCTCGCAGGGTACGCCAAATTATAGCGACCGCCTCGCACGTCTACGCGATAGATTTTCAGAAGTGTTAAAGATCGCCAGTGCCGACTTTCAGACGGAAGAGGGCTATGACGTTGATGCACCGGGTACTGCGAACATGACGCTTGCCACTCACTGGGTTGCCGAACGTTTTGACTGCCTTGCCAATACCTTGGAGATGCCATTTATAGACAACAATAATGTCCCCGATGCGGATACGGGTTGGTCACCAGAGCGCTCTATGAAATTAGGGGAAGCTTCATTAGTGGCTATGTTGGCAGTCGTGGATGATTTACGTGAGTGA